The sequence ttaaagaaatttGTGATGATTTCAAACTTTCCCGCACACAGATAAGAAGCAGCCCGATACAAAGGTGGGGGTGAAGTAATTTTGTGTTACTTTTGGTTCTGTCATTTCAAGCCGTCTAGCAGATTTAACCAATTTTACACAGGATAGAGGTTCAGTTTAACTCTTTACATGTATTTAAAACCTCCAGAGTGTAAACAATAATTTAGGTTTGGAGGAGATGGTCTGCAAACTATCCTATCTGACACAGAACATGAGGTTAGGGGTGGGGGGGGGTATATTCACAGCATTCATGCCACACATATGACTAAATCTGGTTTACAAATTAACCTGACGTGCTTGTCTTTGGACGAAGGGAGTAAACTGATGACAGGaaacaaacatctcacagaaagGCTTTGGGTGTCTTGCAGGTCAGACATGGGACCTTCCTCAGGGCGAGAACTAAGTGCTCAACCACTGCTTCACTACAACACATTCAATATATCACAGGCCCATCTCATGAATTTAGAATAACATCCAAAGGTAATTTATTGTATTCATTCAGTTTAAGAATTGAAAGTTATATATatcatatagattcattaaacaCAGAGTAATATATTTAAAGCAGATGATTGTGGCTaatgaaaataatcaaaacaaaaaagaagaatgtaacataagaccaataaaaagatACTTTTTAATGGACAGATGTTAGTTTATGTCCTACATAATGATGAAATAGCTACAAACTTGACATTTATCCAGCAGACAGTTACTGGCACCCTTAACTAGGAGGGTGAGTCAGAAAGGTTATAGCTAACggagctggctgttcacagacagCTACATCCAAGCACATTAATGGAAAGTGGagatgaaggaaaaactgtaacagaaaaaaggtgcacaaggaAACCCCATACAAGAGTTTGGGAGATATTCACAGTGCATGACGTGGCTGGAGTCAGAGCTTTAAGAGTCACCACACCAAGATAGTATGCAAggcatggactaaaactgttgcAATCATTGTGTCAACACTCCTGTAACAGAGATgtcagaagtgtcttacctggagtaagaagaaaaaagacTGATTGTTTCGCAGTGATCcaaagttatttattcaaataaaagtaaattttgtgtttcatttggaaattaaggtcccagagtctggaggaagagtgaaaaggaacagaatccaagttgctgGAAGTCCTGAGTGaagatgatttggggtgccatgtcctgtgctggtgttggtccactgtgttttcaaaAGTCTACATTCAGACCAGCTGTCTACCAGGAAATGTTAGAGAACTTCATGTTtgcctctgctgacaagctgtatggagatgctgattcaTTTTCCAGCTAGACTCGGCACCTGCCAAGTGAACAATACACGTTTGACCTGTGCTTGACTGGCCTGGAAGGTGACCTGAATTTCatggagaatctatggagttgtgtcaagaggaagatgtgaCACAACAGAGCCACAATGCATAAGCTGGGgaccgctatcaaagcaacctgggcttcctgaacacctcagcagagccatgCTGGGTTCAAAAGCAGCCTTGACCAAGGACTTTGTGTATATAAAGTACAGAGACATACATTTCAGCACTATGGGTTACATTTGACTGTATAaaaagtgctctataaataaaaccTAACTGATTGATAGACCCAAATGTCTGTatagaaaactatttttattgatcttatgcaATACGCTAATATTCTGAGAGAAATGTTGGTTTTCATCAGCCGTAATCATCAACATGGAAAGATCTTACGTTATTGTAACAGACCAGAAACAAAAACTCTATGTTATGAATCTCCATGACTTTCCATTTctgaactgaattactgaaataaaatactttttgaaTGATATCCAAATTTTTGGAGAATACACTTGTATTCtgtcttttgtatttttcatcatATTAGGAGTTTTGCAGCTGTTAGTGGCttgatatttaatattttccttttattaaacTTTAGACAGATGTTTCTCCATATTTAGTTAAATTAACAGTACCAGACTGGCCTTTCTGTAATACTGTCCTATGGGTgaaatatctaaaataaaataaaacataaaaagatatTATCATggatgtaaatatattttaatgcattgtcaaaacaatttatttcttttctggAAGTAACCTTTTCGGCTGttgacacatttaaaaaatatctaCAGTCGAATGTCATCAGGAATTTGCCACGCTTTTAAAAATGCAGATCTCTGTTTTAGGACCATCTTGGCAtctgtttgtgctttttttttgcaacgTTTCTTCTGTTGCCAGATTAAAATGTATAGTTCGGATCTGtgatttagaaaatgtttattgtcaAAAAAAAACAGACGTCCCTATTATTTCTCCATGTTGAACCCAAGTTTAACACAGGTTGTTGGGCAAAACAAAAATTAGTCgtgttttttctaaaaaaaaaaaacactactgAGTTAACAGGTTCTGCCTTTTTTATCCAAAGTTAACattgcacattttaaaattttgcagTGTTTCAAGTCTGAATCCCAAACATGATACATGCATGCAGCTGCCCTAAAAAGGCCTAATACTAAGTCAGAAGCCGGAAAACTAGCCAGTGTGGTCTTGGAAACACACTTTGGAGGCACATGTCAGCACAGTGGCCAAATGGCTAAAAAACGGGGTGGGTTCCTGTGGTATTTTTGGAtaaattaaaagttattttttcctAATAAAAGACAAGACAAAAAGTGTTCATATCAATATTCACTGTGTGATGTTTGTAGTACTAACCCCACAGGGAGGAACTTTCTGGTTGTTCAACAGTACATGTGACAAATAAATGCTGTTCTGCTCACTCTCTGCTTTATGTGCAGGAATGGTCCCGCTGGATTTTTGGGGTGAAGAGGTGCGGATTACAGGCTTTCACtcaacttttcttctgcctctgctCATTGGATATAGGAGGCTGTCTCTTCTCCCTTTTTTAAACATCCCTGTTATGACGAACAGTCCTGACTCCTCCGCCTTCGCTTAATGCCCACTTCACCGTTCATGCTGCTCCGCGCACTCTCGTCCCTCCTCCTCTTTGGTCTCCCAGTCTGTTTAGAAGAAACAGGATTTAACATGAGCAGGGAGAAGAAACTATTGTCGGAGATAAGACTGATATTTAAAGCACTGATTGAACCTTAATCTGTTAAGTTAATAGTTTTACATAGTACTTTGATGAAGTGAGTCATGTTTTCTGcaagtttttaatgtttaacacacattttttcttcttttcctttgcCAGTATTTGGTTTTCTAGAGCTTTAAGAAAAGTTGTTTCACCACTAGAGGTCAGTATAACACTGAAGAAATTGGAACAATGTACCATTTACACcttcaagaaataaaaaaaactgattaaatgCCCTACGTTTAAATAGATATTTAGAAGGTCAGTCccagaaaagaaaaggaaaaaatcccACACACCTTTAAACTTAATAAGTTTATATAAATGTATTGAAATTATCTAATTTTGCCAGTTTATTAAGTTTTACACTGGGGAATGTGTACATAAAGCCAGgattatttatatgtttgagTTCTCCaaataatgtttgaaaaaatGTGCATTGTGTTGTGGTCAAGGTTTTACAAATTACTGCATTTATGAATCTATTTTCAAAGCTACTTTTTGATACTAAAACTTACATTTGCCTTCAAATAAGTTCATTTTATGGAGAGTAAAGGAAAATATAGTTTAGCAAGACTGTTAAACTACATTTAGCCAAGAATGAACAGTTCACAGACCTTGGAGTCCCTCTCTGCAAATTTCTGGAACATGTTGGCATATATCTTCTTTTCCAGCTCTTGATGTTCCTTCATCTTGATCTGACAGCTGGAAAGCTGAGTGCGAGCCGCACGATTCGAGGGGTTGACTTCCAGGACCTTCTGAAAGTCTGCCATAGCCAGGTTGTACTCGTTGCGGAAAAGCCGGGCTTCTCCTCGGCGATACAGAGCCTTCTCATTGCTCTTATCCTGCTCAATTACCTTGTACAAACAAACACAGGCACATGGAGAAACATTAACATGCAACAGCAAATAAACATAGCCAGGGGTGGTTTAATAAGCACTATGATCAGGGTACTGCCACTCACCTTATTACAGTTTTCCACTACTTGAGAGAACTCTTTTAGCCGGAGGAAACATATTGCCAAATTGAGGTGAGCTGTTAAAACGTAGTCTTGTATCTGCTTATGCTGCTCAATCCCAGTACCGCACTCCAACTCCAGCCAGGAAATGATACGCTGGTACTGGATGACAGCCTGGTGGTGCCGTCCTGcctaaaatgaaaaacacagattCGTTCTGAAgatataaatgataaaaacagttTCATGGGAAACACCAGTGTTGGAAACTCTACCTTAAAATACTGATTCCCTTTATTTTTCACGTCAGGGACAAGAGCCAGCTTTTCATTCAAGTCCATTTCCCAGGATTCTTTTGCCTTGTGGGAAAAATGATTATAGTTAGGTTATTTTAGAAGGTTGCCTTATCTGCATATTTGCCTAAAATGTGTTACATTGGCACTAACACATATTTCCTTATCTGATCTCCTGTAAATCAAAATTCTGTGTTGTatttataaaaattttaaaaattaaaactttcACTCACCCTTTTAAAGTCCTTGAGAGCAACTTCATACACAATATCTTTATCTGGTCCAATTTTGTACTCTGGATTGCCTTCGCTACCAAACCCATACCTGTAAATGGAAACATGgaacaagaataataataataataataaataaaatggcacAAACAGTGCCATGATAAATTATTGATATGTCTTGgacttttctgtattttttcatgttaaaaccTCAACCACCCCACATCTAGATATATCCAATGCtcactaacaaacctctgaggttaTTACACAGCAGTTGCATTTACGgatattaaattacacacaaaccCTGGATTTATTTAGATGTATTGGAGTAAAGTAGGTTGAATCATttgtgtaaaagaaaaataaaatccttggAACATGTTGAAAAGGTctacttttgcaagccactgtaaaaacttatatttttcctcatcATATTATACCAACCCTTCATTAAATTTGACAGTAAACCTGCATGGCTGAAAATTCTGTTTAAGAGCTATTCATAGTAGGCTAATATTGAAGATACAAAGCCTCATGACACTTGTTGGCAACTttacagaaagaaacaaaacaaaataacattacGGTGATCTCCAAAATAGGATTTCAACATAAAACTCATTGTCTATTCTCTCTTTCATTTGGTTAAAGGCAAATGATTACTCTTAACTTTAAAATGCTTCTAGGAACTGAAGGGATGGAAAATATGCATGCAGATATGGGTTAAATGAGAACAAGAGTGCTATAAACCTACACACAATAAATCTGCAGATTTAAATGGAGTCTCTACAGAAGGACAGCTGTGATTCATGCATAAACAATGCATTCCAGTCGTAATGATTTGAGCCTGAGAAGCACTTGTTGCTCTTGTAACTATTGCACTGCCTTGATTCTCAAGGTCATCCACTGTTTGAGTGCAATACCGTTTTTGCTACATAGTCCTTATATCTTCTTTGTAATGCATTAGCAGAAAGTGAGTAACGTAAAGAGCTGTTACGGGGTGAGGGAGTCATGATATGTcatctttaaaagtattttgtacgttttcagtttttaaaaaatcattttacattttctgacaAATTTGGGCAATGTGGCTTAGTAACATGAATTGAACATTAGCAGTGATGTACTTCTTATTTAGGCGCATataaagtaatttttattttatctcagAAAAATCCTGAATTTCAATCAATTTTAGCACAAGATCCACACAGtctgaaaaaatattatttttgactTATAAATTATATTCTTTAAGCAATTTCACTAACAAATTCACATTACTAATTATATTAACCTGATCTAACAACCTAACATGTCATATTTAGGTTTTCCCTACCCCAAAATGTTGCTCTTCGACATTACATGCTCTGAAGAGTCTTTTTGCACACTTTCCTACATAGATACATAGTAAATATCTTGCTGTTGGAATGATTTATGCTTAACATCTGTATGACAAAAAATTCTGTCAACTCTGTTAATGCAATCAAAGCAgcacataaagacaaaaaaaggcaTTGAAGAAGGTCGCAAATGTTTGAGGCACACTACGTTTTCTATATTCCTTTCACTTTTGAATATACTTCcctgaacagaaaacaaaatagtaAAATGTTGTCATCTACCAGTGTCCAAATATGtctgacaaaagtattcatacatttGCAATCATTTTTGCCATGTTGCAgccacatcagaatcagaatcagaatcagaatcagctttattgccaagtgcgtacatacaaacaaggaatttgactccggtacactttgctcttttgttctgtttttgcattacagaatatacaaatttacaatttacaatgtacaatatacaatgtacaatgcaatattctgcattacagaatatacaaatttacaatttacaatgtacaatatacacttatctaatagaaaaggtgcatttgcaacatctgtatgctgttgttttgtactctattgaatgttcatcagagaaacagcctgggggaagaaactgtctttgtggcggctggttttagtgaacagtgctctgtagcggcggcctgaaggtaaaactctaaacagtttatgtgcagggtgtgtggggtctgcagagattttagcagctcttttcttgaccctagacctgtataagtcctggatggagggaaggtcagctctgattgttctctctgcagtcctgattattcgttgcagtctggacctgtcctgttttgtggatgaaccaaaccacactgagatggatgaagacaggactgaatgatggcagtgtagaagatgatgTTTCATTGTATTGTATTGGGATATAttgtgaccaacacaaagtagtgtataataaTGAAGTagatttaaaagatttaaaactttttttcccaaaaaaaagctggaaaaattaaaaggtttggtgtgcatttgtatttatcccCATTTACAGCAataactctaaataaaatctatctGCCTTCAGAAGGCCTCAgacgtttgttagagaacattaatagTTGTACAGCAACATGAAGATCAAAGAAACACAGTAGCTGTGAAGTagattaaagcagggttaggttataaattAATAtccaaaaatatcaaaaacaataaatggagcGGCCAGGAGAGTATTACtcagagaagtagccaagaggTAACTCTGGAAGAACTGCAGAGATACACAACAAAGGTAGGAGAAACTGTCAACATGACCACTGTTAATTGCACACTCAATAAATCTAGCTTTTACGTAAAAGTCACAGAAAGAAATCAAAGCACAAGTCCAGTGTTCTGATCACGCTTCTTGGCCAACAAGCAAAACACGTTGTGTTGCAGAAAAGTAACACTACTTGttcccctgaacacaccatccctacagtaaaacatggtgatgtGTGGGTGCTTTTCTTCCGAAGCAAAAAATGGTACTACAAAACATTGACCCAAAGCATATAAATACAGATGTGCTccaaactttgttttatttgtaaaacaaaatctccttccacttcacaataatgcgcTACTTTGTGCCGGGCAACAACACAAAATATCAATGAAATACTTTTAAGTCTTAGTTTGTAAATcattaaaaagtgaaaatgttcaGAGGATATGAAGGCGCTATATGTGTTTTGATGCTACCATATTTTTAGCAGTATAGACAAATGGTCTTGTTTGATTTAATAGTTAGGAGTAAACCTCAGATAATGAGTTTATTGTACAAATATCTAATCTAATCTAGTTCATTCTCATCTGAAATTGACTCACCATAAAGACACTAAGGAAGCAATCACAAATTTTTCATGCTTTAAGAATTTTTGAGAAACTTACTTTGGATTTAGGTAAAGTAAACAGCATTCTCCACTTTGCATCTTGTCCATAGCTCGGTCCACCCCCAGAGGAATGCCTTTATCTTCACCTTCACCAACAATGAAGCTAACGTCTCTGCAGTCAAACAACCGGTCCCCGCAGCGTCCCTCCAGGTGAACTGGACGAAACAGGACACAACTCAACCTCTGACATTATGACTTTATCTTGTAGGTTTATAGCATTGGTCTGTAAAACAAATCATGTGTCTACCATCGACGCTTGCTCCGTCGTTAGGATTACTGTAACCTTCTCCTTTGACCTTTATTCTCCTCACGATGCCACCATCAGCTGTAAGTATCTCTCCTTCAAAGTTAAGCAACTCCATCTGTTgtgataaaaacagaaattctcTTCAccatttttcacaaatacagtGATATAAGGCAGAAAAATTACATCTCTGCAAAACGTAGCATTTCAGCACATGTAGGaggagagaaaagagagaacttGTAATAGACATTGAAACAAAACCTGATATAACAATGTCTGCCAGAGACAATAGGAAATAAATGATAGGCTTATTTGTACctgttttttggttgttgttttttaccaAATCAGGGATCTTTTTtgtttgcagcactagtggcccttactttcattgttttagcaaagtaggctgacaggaagtggggtggagaatGGGGCAAGACATGAAGCCTAGGTCTCCAGggtcaggactcgaacccgggacagctgctTTGAGGCCTGAGGCCTGTGTACTTGGGTCACGCACCCTAGAGCTACTCCACGTGCCGCGCCCAGGGATCTTATTTTTCATACTTTGCCTGAACAAGTATTCAAGACTTATCCAGTGTTGTAAAAGTAAACAGGCAACGTCTTTGTGGTTTGTAAATTGCTGGTTACAGATTATAGGAGGTATGATTATTTGACTGTGACTGTGTTGttgatcattgttttttttggtcTATACATTACCATCATTTCAAAACTGCCACTTCATTGGATTTCCAGCAACCCATTAATTTGGTAAAACTGGTTCTTGTTATTCTTTAAAGTTCTCTGTGACATTTTAGACCACCAGAAAAGCTTCActgctattttattttaaggggTTTGTTTTGGAGCATATTTCCTCCAGCATTTAAGAGTGTCAAAATACACATCAACTTTGTTCGGTGGTCTGCATCTCACTGTGTCAAGTTAGCTCAGTTAGCATGTGGGTCAATGTGACACGAATCTTATTTCATTGGATATCTGCATGGTGCAAAACAATTTACATACACTgtgaaaaaacaacacaacataACGTTaactgttttaggtcagttcaAAATCATTTCTATTTGCTTAATACCAGAATAATAAGAAGCATAAATTCTTTTTAGTTACTTACAACTCAAATGTAGACATACTGTATATTTTCTTAGTTTTGGaggaattgccttttaaactacATTATTTTGCTTGAGTCACCTTTTCAGGAGTGCCCCACAATTTCTATGGGACTTAGATCGGGCCTTTGTGATAGCCACTCCTAAAACAAGTTGACTTTGTTGCCCATAAGCCACTTTGTCAATGATTTGTTGCACCCAAGTTTTAAACTGCTGATTGATGTCccaagatgttgcttcaatatttccacatagtgttttatcttcatgatgccatctatttggAAAGGTTCACCAGTTTattctgcagcaaaacacccacacaacgTGATGCTGCCACCCACATAGTTAACAGTTGGGGTGCAGTTCTTCCCCTATGTTCTTCTAAATTTAATGATGGTTTCTACGCCTTTCATTTTAACTATATCAGACTATAGGTAGTTTGTGTTCTTGGGAAGAATAGTAAAAAATGTCATGAATTTTGTAAATGCAGTTAATATTAATGGCTGATACAAACATGACTATTTACAGCAAACTACTAAagcaagatttaaaaatataaatttgtctTCTTAATCTGTGCACTTGGGGGTGTATTTTGAGCAGTACTATATTCCTCTTGATACTTTTAAGATCttaagttgttttttgtgtgtttccacACAGTACCTTATAGAATGAGTGGAGCTCAGACAAGATGGCTGTTTGGTCAAGGAgggattaaaatagaaaaacctGTTAATTTTATAATCAGCAAGCTCAGGCTTTAGACACATAACACGTGCTTCCACATTAGAAGAGTCCCTCAGTCTGATTTATAATTAATCTAAGGCTGCAGCAACAGGGCACACTGACCTCAAACAGTACTGAGGAGTTGGGAGGAATTTTGTCTGGATTTCCAGGTGGTCCGTAGGCATAATCTGGTTTACAGAGCAGCGTGCACACCTCTCCTCTCAGCATGGACAACACACCAATGTCCCAGGCTTTAAGGACTTGTCCTGTGAGGAGGTTAAAAGGTCCAATATAGTCATTAAAAgatcaacaaaaaataaaacaaatatgagaaatttaaaatgtgGTTCAGCATGAAT comes from Girardinichthys multiradiatus isolate DD_20200921_A chromosome 20, DD_fGirMul_XY1, whole genome shotgun sequence and encodes:
- the fkbp5 gene encoding peptidyl-prolyl cis-trans isomerase FKBP5, whose protein sequence is MTTDQFLPMDDNSATAVFAANGIDVTPTKDQGVMKVVRRQGLDGDRPMIGDKVTVHYTGKLLTGKKFDCSWERKEPFSFNVGKGQVLKAWDIGVLSMLRGEVCTLLCKPDYAYGPPGNPDKIPPNSSVLFEMELLNFEGEILTADGGIVRRIKVKGEGYSNPNDGASVDVHLEGRCGDRLFDCRDVSFIVGEGEDKGIPLGVDRAMDKMQSGECCLLYLNPKYGFGSEGNPEYKIGPDKDIVYEVALKDFKRAKESWEMDLNEKLALVPDVKNKGNQYFKAGRHHQAVIQYQRIISWLELECGTGIEQHKQIQDYVLTAHLNLAICFLRLKEFSQVVENCNKVIEQDKSNEKALYRRGEARLFRNEYNLAMADFQKVLEVNPSNRAARTQLSSCQIKMKEHQELEKKIYANMFQKFAERDSKTGRPKRRRDESARSSMNGEVGIKRRRRSQDCSS